GGGGGAAAGATTTTTTTACCATCTTCGGCATTGAACAAGTTGACAATGCTACACATAAGATACCCTAtgttatttgaattatcgAACGAAGCAAGTGGTGTTACAACTCACAGTGGTGTTTTGGAGTTTGTGGCGGAAGAAGGAAGAGCTTATCTACCACAGTGGATGATGTCAACTTTACAATTATCACCGGGGCTgttgttgaaaatttccaaCTGTGACTTACCGTTAGGTAATTTTGTGAAAATAGAACCTCAATCCGTTGATTTCTTAGATATTTCAGATCCAAAGGCGGTGTTAGAAAACGTGTTAAGAAACTTTTCTACTTTAACGGTAAATGAtatcattgaaataaaCTATAATGATTCTATATTTGGTATAAAGGTTCTTGAGGCCAAACCTGAATCATCAAGCCGTGGTATTTGTGTTGTTGAAACAGATTTAGAAACAGACTTTGCACCACCGGTTGGGTATGTTGAGCCAGAATATAAACCTCAGGCGAAGAAACCTACAACGAACGCAATCGACCCATCTAGCGTAAACAGAAGTGCCGGGGCTGGTACTATGGCCAAGTCTTTGAATTATGCCAACTTGGTAGCTGAATCATCAAATCCTGCGACGAAAGCGTTCCAAGGATCAGGGCAATCATTATCTGGAAAACCTACGACAGAACGGGAACaagttaaagaaaatcACACGATAGATGATTTGGATCCTGATGCAGAACCCGTGCCATTGGATTTACCAAGTAATCAGTTATTTTTTGGCTTTCCAGTGGTACTACCAACGCCTGAAGAAAGTGAGGAAGAGAATGCTAATCAAGCTTCGCAGGATGCTTTTAGCGGAAGTGGGCAATCATTGAGACAGAGTAAAAAACGAAAGGATAAGACTAGTAATCATCCatcattgaagaatcatTCAAGAAGCCCAGACTACATTGAAATAGATTAATCCGCTTGCCTAacatatacatatatatcaATACGTAATTAAATATCTTCCATTAATGCATAAATATAACTAATACATACGCcgtaaataaataatatacacATACTATCAATTAAGGCAAGAAACAATCATTTCCTTGTTCAACAGCTCTCTTGGTGTGCTCAACAATGTCAATTGCTTCCCATGGGTAGGCGATCCAGCTGTCTGGAACGGTTCTAGCAGCAAAGTAGTTACCGTTCATGATTTCGGCTGGTAATTCGGCCCTCTTTGGCTTTTCCTTGTCAtgcaaaacaaaaatacCAAAAGTGGTATCGTTTGGATCGGCATTCTTAGCAGCAGATTGTTCAGCAATATCCTTTTTCAACTCAGAAATGGCGTAGTGCAAAGTGGTTCTGGTATCGTCAACCTCGTCGATAATCAAGATCTTCTTACCAACTAAATCGATCTTGGATTGTTGGTAGTCAATCCATTGGGTTCTAACCACCTCGGTACCAATTTGCTCTTCATTGGCACCATCAACAACCTCGTAAAGAGACAAGATAATGGCCATAACTCTGACATTTGGTTGACCTGGCTCTTTCAAGAATGAACGTAACATACGGGCTGGAATAaaaccaccaccaccaataGCTATGATTAAGTCAGGGTTGAATTCCTTAATTTTGTCTGCTGCTTCTTGACATAATTGATGGACATTGTTGTACGAAATGTACATTTTGTCTTGAACTTCGTCCGAACCCATTACTGTTTACTTTGATATTTATGTAAGCTTGATTAATTGCCGAATCACGTACCTAGGGGGCAATCGTTTACCCAAGCACAAGAAGAGTTTCAGAAAAAGTTTTGGAATTTCAATCCTTAACACTGGTGCTGCGCAGGACggaaaaaaaatttagaaaaaatCTCTTGATGATGTCCTTACGGCAATCCACGGATTGCAGCTTATTTATCCGTAAGTTAGCTTGCTAATCAAATGCGTGAACTATACTGCCTGAACTTAATGTTTCCAATCAGATAATGACTTAATATCCAGTGTCTCAGCATGTTATCTTGATATGCATTTTTTGCTTATCTTTCGTACACCATAGCACCTTCAATGGAACCGAACAATTCACCCATACACCAAATTAGCACCTTACACCTAAGCCACGTATTGCACAGAATAAAATGACACAAAGAACCcgaaattatcaaaatggCTGCAATTCAGTTAGATGGAGGCCGGAACATTGTTGTCAACTATTCATTCATTGTAATCGAGAAAAGGGACGTAGTTTAATATTCACGATTGTATGATGTATTGATGGGTCCTGCTGAGTCACGAATCCTACACATACTGAATATATAGCAAATGCATGGTTAAGCGAACTATTCTTAAACAAATTTGAAGTCAAACTGTATAATCAACATATCATGTTATAATCAACATATCACTTtataaaacaatataatatgCTGGTAAGGTAATATATCATGTAGTATATGAGGTGTTTTCTTGTTAAAGTActaattaattcattaattagTTTGGTGTACTTTATCGAAACCATGGCAGGTAAATAGCGAGATTCAAATGGTATAATTCGATTTTACTACCATCTTAAAAAGAGAAACGACTACTTCTCCCgaagcaaataataataaggaGACTAAGATAAAATGACCcgataaataattatgtaCCATTTGTCAATGTGATTCGTGTTTTGAAAACACGACATTTAAAACTTAGTTCCAGACTGAATACAAGCAGATTTGTCAATATGACCTCATGAGCttcatttttgataacACGCTAAGACTTGATAGTACTATTAGCAGCAACTAAATTGGCTTACGATGAAAATCATTACAGAAGCGtgcaaatgataatttgatttcaCCCCTCTTTTCGCATTCTAGACGGTACTAAACACGTAGAGATTTTTCAGTACTAATAAAGAGAAGTGTTTTCTAGAATATATTATCAGTAAATAGTGAAAACGAAGGCAAAGCATTGATAAACAGAGGATGAAACtcatattatttttcatttgtttAGTTGCTACGAGTAGTGCGGCTATATTGGGGATTGACTACGGTCAACAATTCACCAAGGCCGTCTTATTGGCACCGggaatttcatttgaaattgtgCTTACTGATGAAGGCAAGAGAAAGGATTTGTCGGGTATTTCGATCAGAGAGAATGATGGAGGACTCGAGAGAGTATTCGGATCCGCCACTGGGTCGTTGTGCACCAGATTTCCTCAATCGTGTGTCATGGGATTGAAACCGCTTTTGGGGAAATCAGCCAAGAGTGCCGAAACACAACAGTTTTTGGCACGCAATTTTGGCGTGAAGTTGATTGGTGACGATTCCAGGGCAGATGCTATTAAGCTTGATTTGGGGCTTTCGAACGATTCGTACAAGTTTGCCATTGAAGAAGCGCTTGCCATGAATTTGCACGAACTCAAAGGTAGGGCTTTGAACGATTTGGAAGATAACGATTTGGCAAAACCTATTGTTGAAGACGTGGTGGTTTCTGTTGCTCCATTTGCTTCACATGAAACAAAACAGGCGTACTTGGATGGATTGAAGTTGGGTAATTTCTCTAATGTTTTAGGATTAGTCGATGAAGGTACCGCTGTTGCATTGAATTATGTTTCGAGCAAAAAGTTTGAAAAAGGAGATTTGACAGACGAAAAAGAATACCATATTATTTACGACATGGGTGCCGGATCGACAACCGCcactttattttcattcacTCCATTCACTAATGGTTCAATTGTGTTGGAACTCGAAAGTATTGGATACGACGAAACCTTTGGGGGTCAATTATTCACCCAATCTGTTAACACGATCATTTTAGAGAAGTTTTTAAGTGCATTCAATTTAAAGGATTCAACTAAGCTTCCACCAAAGGTTTTGGCCCGTATCTTAGAAGCAGCTGAAAAGGCTAAGATCGTCCTTTCTATCAATTCTGATTATCATGTTTCATTGGAGAATCTTTATGAAGATAAGGATTTTAAGACCACTGTCACAAAGGatgaattcgaagaaatTAACTCCGACTTAATGGACCATATAACTAAGCCAATCAAGGATGCATTGAAATCTTCCGCTCCAGAAAAgtcaattgaagatataAAATCTGTTATCTTGAACGGTGGGTCTATGAGAATTCCATTTGTTCAAAAGCATTTAGCCACATTATTAGGTGAAAATAGAATTTCTAAATCTGTTAATGCGGACGAAAGTTGTGCTTTAGGTACTACATTACAAGGCCTTAGATTGAAGACTAAATTAGAGAATTTCAAGGATATTAAAGTGATTGAGAAGTCCTACcataattttgaagttaaGATTGATGATAGTGATGACGATCAATTAGTCTTTCCTAGAGGTTgccaaataaataatagctCTAGATTGAATTTCGGTAACCCTACCAAAGGTATCAACATTGGATTATATGAGGATGGCCGTTTAATTAAATCctataaatttgatgatcTTCTGAAAAAGGCCAGTGATGTAAGTTGTTCTTCCAAAGAGAGTAAACAAATTTTTGGCACTTTTACCTTAGATCATAATAAAATGTTTGATTTATCCAGCTTAGAAATCGAATGTGTTGCAAGTGGAGAAAAGGGTGGATTTTtccaaaaattattgaagaaggaaGGAGATGCGTCGGAAGATGTGAAGGAAGAAGCTTCTAACGACGATGAAACTACCGATAACAACGCGACAAATACAACCCAATCAGACGCATCAAAATCGACAAAGAGAAAGTCCAAGCCTGTTTCTATCAGTATCCCTAAACCGATTTATCCCCATATCAAGCCTATGTCAAGAACAACCAAAGAACGTACTTTCAATAAGTTGGCTTATTTAAACAGTAAGGATGAATCTCGGGCAGAATTAGACGAAATCAAGAATAATTTAGAGAGTAAATGTTACGAATTACGTgcatttattgatgatcaTGAAGATGAGTTATTAAAGGAGGTGactgaagatgaaatatcGGAGTACAGCTCATTTGTTCGTGACACCATAGAATGGTTCGAGTTTGAAAGTGATGGATCTTCTGTCGAAGACTTCCTTAAAAAATCAAGTGAAGTAGcttcaaagaagaaagctTTAGATTCTATTGTTGAAATGTCGAAAGTGGATATTTCTTTAGCTGgtatgaaaaaattatatgaagaTGGTACTACTATCGCTATGCAAGTGCAAAGTTATATGCTTGAATCCGGTACTCAAATTAGTGAAATAAGACAAAAGTATGAAAAGGagaattttgattttgataaggAAAATGATCGTATTAAACTTAAACTTTTGAGAGAAGGTGGCGATAAGATTATGACGTTAGACAAGGATTTAGAAAAATATAAGGAACACTTATCAAAAGTTGGCGAATTGACTTCATTGAGTGAAtctaaattcaataagatTCCAAAGAGAGAAGTTtatgaaatatatgaagCTGCTACAGGAAAAATTGTTGAGATGTTAGCtgatattattttaattcagGAATCGCAAAAGACCAGACTCGAAACATTCAACGATAAGTTTGATAAGTTAttagaaagaaagaataaaaaagaattaagaGATAAGTTAAAGCAAGAAAAGGAGGCAGAAAAGGAGACTGTCgaggatgaagaagagaatggttttatcgaagaagaatctgATTCTGAACCAATTGAACCAGAAACTAACTCTGAATCCACAGTTATCAATGACGCAGAATCTACCGAGATTGTTCACGATGAATTGTGATTCATGTTCCCTTTAACCTCTTTCTATacatagatatatattggtaaagatatatatatacccattaatataaataattgattttatcaGTGCAGTTTGTGTAATAAACTGAAAAAGCCAGATGCGagatgaaataaattatcaacacTCCAGAAACTAAGTATTCAGAGATTAACataaagatatttcaatatgAATAACAACAATCGTATGTTTATACTATGCCATGGATATATCTGCTTTGATTTATACGAATCATTCATTATGCGAAGCGAGCTTTTCCTTTGAACATATATACTAACATTTGCAACAGATCGTCCCTCATCGTCTGGAACTTACCTGGGAAGAGACTCGTATAGAACATCGAGAAGAGAAAATAACGGCGGATATGAATATCAGGATCGTGCAAGAGAAAGAGCTCGTGATAGTCCATATGGAGAAAGAAGTGTGCCAGAATATGAGAGAAGAAGTGGGAATGATAGGTACGATGACAGAAGAGGTGGGAATGATAGGTACGATGACAGAAGAGGCGGGAATAATAGATACGACGACAGAAGAGGCGGGAATGAGAAGTACGATGACAGAAGAAGTGGGAATGATAGGTACGATGACAGAAGAGGTGGGAATGATAGGTACGGTGACAGAGGAAATGGTAATTATAGGCCTTCTCGACCATCTCATGACACAAGGAACGaaagatataataataacagaTACTACAGGGATAGAGGAGGAGATAGGGATGATAGGGGAGACTCACTGCTCACGTATAAACCGAGATACGATGATAGACAACAAACGGGAAGACAAAGAGTTCCCACACAAGACTCTAAACCTAAGTTGactaaagaagaagaaatagagaGATGCGAGAAGAAATTAGCAAATTTACAAAAGGTTCCAAATATCGAGGATATAACTATTATTGACTCGAAATGGGGTGTGAAACCAAAGGGGTTTGAGAATGTTACAGCCCAGCGAGCCAAATTATCAGGTTTGTTTCCTTTACCAGGCTATCCAAGACCAGTTGATTTTACAAAATTGGAAGGGGTGGCTAGAGAtagattattgaattcgaatgatattttgaatggCTCGTCTAAGATTGACCCCATcgattcaagaaattctaGTATCTTgttcattaaaaatattaattttggaatAATTGACTATTTGAAGGTTActgaatatttcaacaaatttttGAGCCAGATTGATATCCCCGAAACCACTTTAAATAACGTGGAATCCAAAAGGAAAACTAAAGATGATCAAAATTTGatcattgaatttaagaACAATACATGTGCAACGATTGCAATGGCATTAAACTCTAGgaaattatcatttaatgaaatgaaattggTCAAAAATGACGATGAAGGAAACCCTATTCATCAAATCGGTCAAGACACAGGTGATGATATCGTACTTGACATTTCAAGACCTGGAGAATATGTAGTCCAATGTTTACCACCATATTCCGAAATTAAAGAGGATGAAATCGAAGAAAGTGTCACCGATAGCccaagaaaaattacagTTTTAGTACCCTCCACACTTGATGAAACAGAActaattaaaaatataaaggaGGTAGGTACTATTAAAGGATTTCAGATGTTAAGAGAAATAGGtacaaaaaaatcattagGAATCGCTTTCTTAGAGTTCTATATTGATCCAACTAAATATCAAAAGACTATTAACGCAATTCCAGTAATACAAACATTGGTTGAAGACTTGAAACAAAGCCTGTTTATAGAAGATGCGTTCTTCTCATGCATTATTCCTGATCATACCAGTATTCAAGATTGTCCAATTGATTTGAGTactttaaagaaattagtGAAGAATGAACATGTTACAACGCATCCAAGCCTGCGAGTTATTCAGCTTATAAATATCGTAACAGCCAAGGATTTGATGGATGATGCAagtttcaaatttattcaaaaggATATTCAGCAAGaagtttcaaaatttggtaACCTTAAAACAATCAAAATCCCAAGACCAGCGAACGATTATACTCCTGGGATATCGCAATTTACCCAACCAGGACTAGGAAAGATATATATCGAGTTTGATGACGAGGAAACTGCATTGAACGCTATCATGGGATTAGCAGGTAGAATGTATAATGATAGAACAGTACTTTGTTCGTTTtatgattatgatgattttaaaaACGGACTACTTTAAATAGCATTAGTTGTACTTATTCtcaatcaaaaataattttaattcatttggGACGTTAGCATCGAACCCATGCCTTGTAATTAAATCGTATAGTGGTTTTGGTAGCTCAGGGATGAAACTTAGACTCAATTTTatgatttcattttcttccaagGGTGGGaaatttcttaatattttcatggGTTGCTGGgtcttcaataatattgatctaTGACTTATCAACTGTGCAACTATAAACAAAATGTTCATGTGGGTCCCGTATGCAAATAAGAAGTCCCATAGCTTGAGAACTGATTTTAACGGTGGTGTACATGCGCATAACGTTAGCACCGATGGAAATGCATAGATTTCAGCCTTTAAAAACTTCGAATCGAGATAATCACTTAGCACCGGGTCGATGATCTTGAGAACTACATCAACAAGACTGAGTCCCGTATGGACACCATCTAGGTTTGGCATTATGTACTGCGGTATCTGCTTTGTGATCAAATGATGCAATATTGCAAAAGCTTGAGGTTCACTCTTCTGGCATGCATAGGCTATGGGAGCCAACAAAACATTCATCCCTTGCACATACCCCACCCTGTTGTCAACTGTGATCGCCGTGGCCGATAAGATCCGCACCAACGACTGTTCCAGCACTTTCTGATGAAAATTCTTATCGTTCATTAATGTTCTGAACGTatcatttttgattttctgGTACAACTCGGGTGACAAATGGTCGACTGTATCATCCATGATTTCCCTATACATATCTGTTGAAAACGTTGGCACACGACAAAGAATTGACCATACATAGCATCTGTACGGACACAGATCATACCCGGGTGGTGTTGACAAACCTTCAATAAGAATCATATATCTCAACTGAGACAAactattttcaagaaaaagttGGGGGGAACTGATAAATTGCTCTATTGAGTCCTTCTTCCTCCCCTTTATTTGCATATTACTACCCTGATCCATTATCTTATTCCCATTCATCATACTGAATAAATCCTCTTTGACTAGTATTTGTGAACATAAACATAAGTTCGCAACGCTCATAATTTACATTTTTCCTAATTGCAAGTTAGCTACGAACGTCAACTtgtcaaatatatataagacTTCCTTCCTTTCTATACTAAGCaagtgaaaaatataagaaaTAGCAAATGTTCGGACTCGGGAAGTTGTTGTACGTGATTATATTGACAGTCAACGGTATAGCAGTTCTTAGTGAGGATAGATTTTTGAACAGAATAGGATGGGGATCTAGCACGTCCAACAATCCATCTCAGCCATACCTGCAATTCTCTACGTCGATGCAAAGTGAAGGAACGTCGGTTAAAACAAGGATGATCAATCTTATAAGTGCAGTGAGGACTCTTATGAGATTGCCAttgattttcatcaatGTGGTAGTGATCTTCTACGAGTTAGTATTGGGTTAAGTTAGCAATCAGAGTGGCCGCTCCACtcttgtatattattaattacaCGGTTCAATTTACGTTATAAATCTATTTATTAAACTACTGTACATTTGTGCGTCCAATAGAAGTATTGATCGCAAG
This is a stretch of genomic DNA from Debaryomyces hansenii CBS767 chromosome G complete sequence. It encodes these proteins:
- a CDS encoding DEHA2G03938p (similar to uniprot|P53044 Saccharomyces cerevisiae YGR048W UFD1 Protein that interacts with Cdc48p and Npl4p); this encodes MFSGFGSAMFGASQFAPMNSNFEDYFRSYPVAMMPDHIRKDDANYGGKIFLPSSALNKLTMLHIRYPMLFELSNEASGVTTHSGVLEFVAEEGRAYLPQWMMSTLQLSPGSLLKISNCDLPLGNFVKIEPQSVDFLDISDPKAVLENVLRNFSTLTVNDIIEINYNDSIFGIKVLEAKPESSSRGICVVETDLETDFAPPVGYVEPEYKPQAKKPTTNAIDPSSVNRSAGAGTMAKSLNYANLVAESSNPATKAFQGSGQSLSGKPTTEREQVKENHTIDDLDPDAEPVPLDLPSNQLFFGFPVVLPTPEESEEENANQASQDAFSGSGQSLRQSKKRKDKTSNHPSLKNHSRSPDYIEID
- a CDS encoding DEHA2G03960p (highly similar to uniprot|Q04178 Saccharomyces cerevisiae YDR399w HPT1 hypoxanthine guanine phosphoribosyl transferase); this encodes MGSDEVQDKMYISYNNVHQLCQEAADKIKEFNPDLIIAIGGGGFIPARMLRSFLKEPGQPNVRVMAIILSLYEVVDGANEEQIGTEVVRTQWIDYQQSKIDLVGKKILIIDEVDDTRTTLHYAISELKKDIAEQSAAKNADPNDTTFGIFVLHDKEKPKRAELPAEIMNGNYFAARTVPDSWIAYPWEAIDIVEHTKRAVEQGNDCFLP
- a CDS encoding DEHA2G03982p (similar to uniprot|P36016 Saccharomyces cerevisiae YKL073w LHS1 chaperone of the ER lumen), translated to MKLILFFICLVATSSAAILGIDYGQQFTKAVLLAPGISFEIVLTDEGKRKDLSGISIRENDGGLERVFGSATGSLCTRFPQSCVMGLKPLLGKSAKSAETQQFLARNFGVKLIGDDSRADAIKLDLGLSNDSYKFAIEEALAMNLHELKGRALNDLEDNDLAKPIVEDVVVSVAPFASHETKQAYLDGLKLGNFSNVLGLVDEGTAVALNYVSSKKFEKGDLTDEKEYHIIYDMGAGSTTATLFSFTPFTNGSIVLELESIGYDETFGGQLFTQSVNTIILEKFLSAFNLKDSTKLPPKVLARILEAAEKAKIVLSINSDYHVSLENLYEDKDFKTTVTKDEFEEINSDLMDHITKPIKDALKSSAPEKSIEDIKSVILNGGSMRIPFVQKHLATLLGENRISKSVNADESCALGTTLQGLRLKTKLENFKDIKVIEKSYHNFEVKIDDSDDDQLVFPRGCQINNSSRLNFGNPTKGINIGLYEDGRLIKSYKFDDLSKKASDVSCSSKESKQIFGTFTLDHNKMFDLSSLEIECVASGEKGGFFQKLLKKEGDASEDVKEEASNDDETTDNNATNTTQSDASKSTKRKSKPVSISIPKPIYPHIKPMSRTTKERTFNKLAYLNSKDESRAELDEIKNNLESKCYELRAFIDDHEDELLKEVTEDEISEYSSFVRDTIEWFEFESDGSSVEDFLKKSSEVASKKKALDSIVEMSKVDISLAGMKKLYEDGTTIAMQVQSYMLESGTQISEIRQKYEKENFDFDKENDRIKLKLLREGGDKIMTLDKDLEKYKEHLSKVGELTSLSESKFNKIPKREVYEIYEAATGKIVEMLADIILIQESQKTRLETFNDKFDKLLERKNKKELRDKLKQEKEAEKETVEDEEENGFIEEESDSEPIEPETNSESTVINDAESTEIVHDEL
- a CDS encoding DEHA2G04004p (weakly similar to uniprot|Q5A0I3 Candidfa albicans putative spliceosomal U2AF large subunit), producing the protein MNNNNHRPSSSGTYSGRDSYRTSRRENNGGYEYQDRARERARDSPYGERSVPEYERRSGNDRYDDRRGGNDRYDDRRGGNNRYDDRRGGNEKYDDRRSGNDRYDDRRGGNDRYGDRGNGNYRPSRPSHDTRNERYNNNRYYRDRGGDRDDRGDSSLTYKPRYDDRQQTGRQRVPTQDSKPKLTKEEEIERCEKKLANLQKVPNIEDITIIDSKWGVKPKGFENVTAQRAKLSGLFPLPGYPRPVDFTKLEGVARDRLLNSNDILNGSSKIDPIDSRNSSILFIKNINFGIIDYLKVTEYFNKFLSQIDIPETTLNNVESKRKTKDDQNLIIEFKNNTCATIAMALNSRKLSFNEMKLVKNDDEGNPIHQIGQDTGDDIVLDISRPGEYVVQCLPPYSEIKEDEIEESVTDSPRKITVLVPSTLDETELIKNIKEVGTIKGFQMLREIGTKKSLGIAFLEFYIDPTKYQKTINAIPVIQTLVEDLKQSSFIEDAFFSCIIPDHTSIQDCPIDLSTLKKLVKNEHVTTHPSSRVIQLINIVTAKDLMDDASFKFIQKDIQQEVSKFGNLKTIKIPRPANDYTPGISQFTQPGLGKIYIEFDDEETALNAIMGLAGRMYNDRTVLCSFYDYDDFKNGLL
- a CDS encoding DEHA2G04026p (similar to uniprot|P26448 Saccharomyces cerevisiae YMR055C BUB2 Mitotic exit network regulator) codes for the protein MSVANLCLCSQILVKEDLFSMMNGNKIMDQGSNMQIKGRKKDSIEQFISSPQLFLENSLSQLRYMILIEGLSTPPGYDSCPYRCYVWSILCRVPTFSTDMYREIMDDTVDHLSPELYQKIKNDTFRTLMNDKNFHQKVSEQSLVRILSATAITVDNRVGYVQGMNVLLAPIAYACQKSEPQAFAILHHLITKQIPQYIMPNLDGVHTGLSLVDVVLKIIDPVLSDYLDSKFLKAEIYAFPSVLTLCACTPPLKSVLKLWDFLFAYGTHMNILFIVAQLISHRSILLKTQQPMKILRNFPPLEENEIIKLSLSFIPELPKPLYDLITRHGFDANVPNELKLFLIENKYN
- a CDS encoding DEHA2G04048p (highly similar to CA3793|IPF5701 Candida albicans); translated protein: MFGLGKLLYVIILTVNGIAVLSEDRFLNRIGWGSSTSNNPSQPYSQFSTSMQSEGTSVKTRMINLISAVRTLMRLPLIFINVVVIFYELVLG